A section of the Diabrotica virgifera virgifera chromosome 8, PGI_DIABVI_V3a genome encodes:
- the LOC114328932 gene encoding uncharacterized protein LOC114328932 isoform X2, producing the protein MHIQHCRSAKNQTTLKDMAIFKGGSSQRQQAAIKEAELHLAAFITEHNLSYNVMEHLPALMKNFCKDPEVVKKIKCGRTKCASLVKNVIGRGNEEEICRILSGSKFSLIIDESTDRSCTQYLCLVCRYRHNNRGGSITPMQQIQ; encoded by the exons ATGCACATTCAACACTGCAGATCTGCGAAAAATCAAACCACATTAAAAGATATGGCAATTTTTAAAGGAGGGTCTAGTCAACGTCAACAGGCTGCTATAAAAGAAGCAGAGTTACATCTTGCTGCTTTTATAACTGAACACAATTTGTCATACAATGTAATGGAGCATTTACCAgctttaatgaaaaatttttgtAAAGATCCGGaagttgtaaaaaaaattaaatgcgGTCGCACTAAATGCGCTTCCCTTGTAAAAAACGTAATTGGAAGGGGAAACGAAGAGGAAATTTGTAGAATTTTAAGCGGATCcaaattttctttaattattgaCGAATCCACGGATCGTTCGTGCACACAATATCTGTGCCTTGTTTGCCGATACCGCCATAATAATAG aggTGGATCCATTACTCCCATGCAACAAATACAGTGA
- the LOC126890507 gene encoding uncharacterized protein LOC126890507 encodes MFYKKEVLTKTALHKIDCNDPINIVTLKELYLGAKVQISLEELNESDKLIFRKRCLEFFVEAAKQISQRFDFNDPVLINLNLISVNNILLLQKKNRSIIPLVRHFPNLVAENQLQVLDNEWRLLRNTDLESDQNVNIEEFWSNIENMQYGDGTPMFPVLSRFVFNLLVLPHSSANVERVFSDINLMKTDDRNKVSTTSIVGHLHTKNFLKTRKSSCHTVNFPKEILNLHNSDMYKTITTQIDS; translated from the coding sequence atgttttataaaaaagagGTATTGACAAAGACTGCACTTCACAAGATAGATTGCAACGACCCAATTAATATTGTCACTCTAAAAGAATTATATTTAGGGGCTAAAGTGCAAATTTCTTTAGAAGAGCTAAATGAATCTGATAAACTTATTTTTCGAAAAAGATGTCTGGAGTTTTTCGTAGAAGCTGCCAAACAAATTAGTCAAAGATTCGATTTTAACGACCCGGTTTTAATCAATCTTAATTTAATAAGTgtaaacaatatattattattacagaAGAAAAATCGTAGCATAATACCACTTGTAAGACATTTCCCAAACTTAGTGGCAGAAAACCAATTACAAGTGTTGGATAATGAGTGGCGGCTTCTACGAAATACAGACCTGGAATCTGATCAAAATGTAAATATTGAAGAATTCTGGAGCAATATTGAAAATATGCAGTATGGCGACGGAACTCCTATGTTTCCGGTTTTAAGcagatttgtttttaatttgttagTTTTACCTCATTCATCAGCGAATGTGGAAAGAGTATTTTCCGATATAAATCTCATGAAAACAGATGACAGAAATAAAGTTTCGACCACCAGTATTGTAGGTCATCTGCACActaaaaattttcttaaaaccAGAAAATCATCTTGCCATACCGTAAATTTTCCAAAAGAAATACTGAATTTACATAATAGTGATATGTATAAAACAATTACTACCCAAATTGATTCTTAA
- the LOC114328932 gene encoding uncharacterized protein LOC114328932 isoform X1, which yields MVGKHNLFVSRLKADIRHVYIIKCICHSFHICASYACLKLPRGIENLARDIYSYFSNSPKRVEILKDFQHFSNVKVHKILHPAQTRWLSIKSVVSRILEQYSPLILFFTDASFNDRTLASENILIKLKDQFTKIYLQFLEFSLPFFNNINRQMQSEKPELQQLYKCVSAVLGPCKFGKATPISTLCNFTRTFNYIGQLY from the coding sequence ATGGTCGGAAAACATAACTTATTTGTGTCCAGACTGAAAGCGGACATACGACACGTTTACATAATAAAGTGTATATGTCACAGTTTCCACATATGCGCTTCATATGCATGTTTAAAATTGCCTAGAGGCATTGAAAATTTGGCACGTGACATATACTCTTATTTCTCTAATAGTCCAAAAAGAGTTGAAATTTTAAAAGACTTTCAACACTTTTCTAATGTAAAAGTACATAAAATCTTACATCCTGCACAGACTAGATGGCTCTCCATCAAATCTGTTGTCTCCAGAATTCTGGAACAATATAGTCCATTAATTTTATTCTTCACGGATGCGTCTTTTAATGACCGAACGTTGGCATcggaaaatattttaattaagtTAAAGGATCAATTTACCAAAATATATTTGCAATTCTTAGAATTTTCGTTGccattttttaataacataaacCGACAGATGCAGTCAGAAAAACCAGAGCTTCAACAATTATACAAATGTGTCAGTgctgtattgggaccgtgcaagttcggcaaagcgacacctatttctacgctctgcaactttactcgcacttttaattatattggccaattatattag